In a genomic window of Zingiber officinale cultivar Zhangliang chromosome 9B, Zo_v1.1, whole genome shotgun sequence:
- the LOC122024436 gene encoding pentatricopeptide repeat-containing protein At3g24000, mitochondrial-like has protein sequence MASLPSLAVGGATLHRLDSDPRKLLPASAVPLEKKLAYQRRPPAAEGVQEASAPPLDAQEALALLREGTAVESAFYVPLLQRCVETKSLPDAGVVHAHIIKTGFHQETFLSTSLVNLYMKCGSTEYARKVFVTLPRRNVVAWTAMITGYVHNSQPTDAIGVFLHLLESECYPTSFTIGAVLSACCALSSIEIGKQVHGYVIKYGAESETSMGNSLCSLYSKCGSFESCLKVFERIPDKNVISWTTAISSCGDNGYPELGLSIFANMLSENVEPNEYTLTSVLSLCCMVRDLRLGKQIHSFCIKFGCEQQLPVKNSTIYLYQKCGEINEARRLFDEMDRVSLITWNAMIAGHAQRMNWAKDDIESNLSGFEALKVFQKLNRSGTKPDLFSFSSILTVCSSLLALEQGEQIHAQTVKTGYLSDVVVSSALLNMYNKCGCIEDAIRAFLEMSTRTLISWTSMLTCYSQHGRPKEAIRLFENMRSAGVRPNQVTFVGVLSACSHAGMIDEAEYYFDMMTDEYGIRPVMDHYACMIDMFVRRGRLEDAFAFVDKMDFQPNEIIWSILIAGCRSHGNKDLGFYAAEKLLEIKPKGIETYVLLLNMYISAERWQDVAKVRSLMKDENIGIIRDRSWISIKGQVSFFLANDKSHPQSTEMYNLLENLLREATSLGYVPYKSVEVSVKEDEESSNGSSTIKHHSERLAIAFGMINTAEGATVRVVKNITMCRDCHNLVKFFTTITKREIIVRDSKRLHRFTDGKCSCGDFGAFL, from the exons ATGGCGTCCCTGCCTTCTCTCGCAGTCGGCGGCGCCACCCTGCACAGGCTCGACTCCGACCCCCGGAAGCTCCTTCCGGCGTCCGCGGTCCCTCTAGAAAAG AAATTGGCTTACCAGAGAAGGCCGCCGGCGGCGGAAGGTGTCCAGGAGGCCTCGGCGCCGCCTCTCGACGCGCAGGAAGCTCTAGCTCTGCTGAGAGAAGGGACGGCCGTCGAGTCCGCCTTCTACGTTCCCCTTCTGCAGCGGTGCGTCGAGACCAAGTCACTTCCCGACGCCGGAGTCGTCCACGCTCACATTATTAAGACCGGCTTCCATCAAGAGACCTTTCTGTCGACGTCCCTCGTCAATTTGTACATGAAATGCGGCTCGACGGAATACGCTCGCAAGGTGTTTGTCACATTGCCCCGCAGAAATGTCGTCGCTTGGACGGCAATGATCACTGGCTACGTTCACAATTCTCAGCCCACTGACGCCATCGGAGTGTTTCTTCACTTACTTGAATCGGAGTGTTATCCGACGAGCTTCACGATCGGAGCTGTTCTGAGCGCATGCTGCGCTCTCAGCTCGATCGAGATCGGTAAACAAGTTCATGGTTATGTGATTAAGTATGGGGCTGAATCTGAAACAAGCATGGGCAACTCACTTTGCAGCTTATACTCCAAATGCGGAAGCTTTGAATCTTGTTTGAAAGTGTTTGAAAGAATTCCCGACAAGAATGTGATATCTTGGACCACGGCCATCTCATCTTGCGGCGACAATGGCTATCCTGAATTGGGTCTGAGTATCTTCGCCAATATGCTCTCTGAAAATGTCGAGCCAAACGAGTATACTCTGACGAGTGTGTTGAGCTTGTGCTGCATGGTTCGGGATCTTCGTCTGGGGAAGCAAATTCACTCTTTCTGCATCAAATTTGGATGCGAGCAGCAGCTTCCTGTGAAGAATTCAACCATCTACTTGTATCAGAAATGCGGCGAGATCAATGAGGCGAGGAGATTGTTCGACGAAATGGATAGAGTTAGTCTGATCACATGGAATGCGATGATCGCCGGCCATGCTCAGAGGATGAATTGGGCAAAAGATGATATCGAATCCAACCTCAGTGGCTTTGAGGCACTCAAAGTGTTTCAGAAACTCAATCGGTCAGGGACAAAGCCGGATCTCTTTAGCTTTTCGAGCATTCTAACCGTTTGCAGCAGCCTTCTGGCTTTAGAGCAAGGAGAGCAGATTCATGCTCAGACCGTCAAGACCGGGTATTTATCGGATGTCGTCGTGAGCAGTGCATTACTGAACATGTATAACAAATGTGGTTGCATTGAGGATGCAATCAGAGCATTTTTGGAGATGTCGACAAGGACCTTGATATCTTGGACTTCTATGCTCACCTGCTACTCACAGCATGGTCGTCCTAAGGAAGCGATACGACTCTTCGAGAACATGAGGTCGGCCGGTGTAAGGCCTAACCAAGTCACCTTCGTCGGCGTGCTATCTGCCTGTAGCCACGCAGGCATGATCGATGAGGCTGAGTATTATTTCGACATGATGACAGACGAGTACGGGATCAGGCCTGTTATGGATCATTATGCTTGCATGATCGATATGTTTGTGAGACGAGGCCGGCTGGAGGATGCTTTTGCATTCGTAGATAAGATGGATTTTCAACCAAATGAGATCATTTGGTCGATTTTGATCGCCGGGTGTCGAAGCCACGGCAACAAGGACCTAGGATTTTATGCTGCAGAGAAGTTGCTCGAGATCAAACCGAAAGGGATCGAGACATATGTGTTGCTGCTGAACATGTACATATCGGCAGAGAGGTGGCAGGATGTTGCTAAAGTGAGAAGTCTGATGAAAGACGAGAACATCGGAATCATACGAGATCGAAGCTGGATTAGCATCAAAGGCCAAGTTTCTTTCTTCCTAGCCAACGACAAATCACACCCTCAGAGCACCGAGATGTACAATTTATTGGAGAATTTGCTTCGAGAAGCAACAAGCCTGGGGTATGTTCCTTACAAAAGTGTCGAGGTCTCGGTCAAGGAGGATGAAGAAAGCTCGAATGGCTCTTCCACCATCAAGCACCATAGCGAAAGATTGGCCATCGCCTTCGGTATGATCAATACGGCCGAAGGGGCAACCGTACGAGTCGTCAAGAACATCACAATGTGCAGGGACTGCCATAATTTAGTGAAGTTCTTTACTACAATAACCAAAAGAGAGATCATTGTGAGGGATAGCAAGCGGCTCCACCGGTTTACCGACGGCAAATGCTCGTGTGGAGATTTCGGGGCATTCCTATGA
- the LOC122023321 gene encoding glutathione S-transferase T3-like → MQAPSHGNNQLQSPKIQSNESRIASVDVADSDKGTPYAVPDSQFPSFSSEIGSDDIILNQAAYTIISEDSVVGNAQKSESFWKRVVAYFNTNRAKEAKKRTAEKAKSHWASLKKIVNRYNGIYNKWYNDRPSGWSDEDLMVRAHEEYKSTFKTTFQYEHVWRIMKNSPMYAPQYSDRRATKKSKNIRIMRCTY, encoded by the coding sequence ATGCAAGCCCCATCTCATGGAAATAATCAGCTTCAATCACCAAAGATTCAATCAAATGAATCGAGAATAGCTAGTGTTGATGTAGCTGATAGTGATAAAGGTACACCTTATGCAGTTCCCGATTCACAATTTCCTTCATTCTCATCTGAAATAGGATCCGACGATATTATTCTAAATCAAGCAGCCTACACAATTATAAGTGAAGATTCAGTAGTTGGTAATGCCCAGAAGAGTGAGTCATTTTGGAAACGAGTTGTGGCATACTTCAATACCAATCGAGCTAAGGAAGCTAAAAAGAGAACTGCGGAGAAAGCAAAATCACATTGGGCTTCATTGAAAAAGATCGTAAATAGATACAATGGAATCTATAATAAATGGTATAATGATCGACCAAGCGGATGGAGTGACGAGGATTTGATGGTGCGAGCTCATGAAGAATATAAGAGTACTTTTAAAACTACTTTCCAATATGAGCATGTGTGGAGAATCATGAAAAATAGTCCTATGTATGCTCCACAATACTCAGATCGACGGGCTACAAAAAAAAGCAAGAACATCAGAATCATGAGGTGCACATACTGA
- the LOC122023322 gene encoding nuclear transport factor 2-like — translation MAAQPSGVERSPLSAKVVGSTFVDQYYHILQHSPDLLHRFYQESSKLAQPDDHDAMILVTPNEVSNPLPPVISISAEVVFFPHFVAKGETLAPSASVVPDPKPSQEKYGDREFILQLSRGSTLRSHYDNTRHIPTRMTREIVFFPLLNLLWNGMQSINQKVLLSIGHVRAEMNTVDSQESLSGGVTVFVAGYLIGEDNVKRTFIQSFFLAPQDIGFFVLNDIFRFVEEVEHQQLSQDLANGNAELHPAEEAFSLKQEEHALDQTKVPTITPVMVAEPSPVAAQGNMTKKSYASISLYNHSLILFVTSTMFAISSYSKMEKWKADADRVLLCKINAESEKEFSTFNQRIDLNSCLLTCILPSDATPEQLEQEFKKIGPIKPDGVQVRSHKKSARAVVELD, via the exons ATGGCAGCCCAGCCGTCCGGTGTTGAAAGATCTCCGCTTTCCGCTAAAGTG GTGGGTAGCACTTTCGTTGATCAGTACTATCATATCCTCCAGCACTCGCCTGATTTGTTGCATCGATTCTACCAAGAAAGCAGCAAGCTTGCCCAGCCAGATGACCACGACGCCATGATTTTGGTCACCCCCAATGAGGTGAGCAACCCGCTCCCCCCTGTTATATCGATTTCAGCTGAAGTTGTATTTTTTCCCCActttgtggcaaaaggcgaaacgctcgcccccagcgcctccgTCGTACCCGACCCAAAGCCATCACAAGAGAA ATACGGGGATAGGGAATTTATTCTCCAGCTGTCCCGAGGATCGACCCTGCGATCTCATTATGACAACACCCgtcacataccaactcggatgacccgCGAGATCGTATTTTTTCCCCTCTTGAATTTATTGTGGAACGGGATGCAGTCGATCAACCAGAAGGTACTGTTATCGATTGGTCATGTTAGAGCTGAGATGAACACCGTGGACTCACAAGAATCTCTTAGCGGCGGGGTGACTGTGTTTGTGGCTGGGTATCTGATAGGGGAGGACAATGTCAAGAGAACCTTCATCCAGTCTTTCTTCCTTGCTCCACAGGATATTGGTTTCTTTGTGTTGAATGACATATTCAGATTCGTGGAAGAGGTTGAACACCAGCAACTAAGCCAGGACCTGGCGAATGGTAATGCCGAACTGCATCCTGCAGAGGAAG CTTTTTCCCTGAAACAAGAGGAGCATGCTCTAGATCAAACCAAAGTTCCAACTATTACTCCAGTGATGGTTGCTGAACCGAGTCCTGTCGCTGCCCAAGGAAACATGACAAAGAAATCATATGCTTCCATT TCTCTCTACAATCATTCATTGATTCTTTTTGTTACATCGACGATGTTTGCTATTTCATCTTATTCGAAAATGGAAAAGTGGAAAGCTGATGCAGACCGTGTCTTGCTTTGCAAAATTAATGCTGAGTCAGAAAAGGAGTTTTCGAC TTTCAACCAAAGAATCGATCTAAATTCCTGTTTGCTCACCTGCATTTTGCCATCAGATGCAACACCTGAGCAACTCGAACAGGAGTTCAAGAAAATTGGTCCAATTAAGCCTGACGGCGTACAAGTTAGAAGTCACAAG AAAAGCGCTAGAGCTGTAGTGGAATTAGATTGA
- the LOC122023323 gene encoding cation/H(+) antiporter 15-like translates to MRSLLTLETVAQLGLIYFLFLVGVETDSQVIHRSGQKAFIIGAAGAILSFGISAAAGLALRNFLSQGMKRISCVLFIGVCNSATAFPVLAQILAKTKLLNSEIGRITISAAMANNAIMWILFTLALSVSEYDPLSSLWITLSGFAFVTFCIVFVRPVMRRLVQRIPEGQLASDFHVCLLLSFMMLAGVLTEAIGIYAITGAFLVGFMIPNGPVKVAVSEKTHDIVYGIMMPLYCIISGLKTDLTLIHRNNAQAAAIIILVSVLGAVAKIVGIFIVSGMYTMTLRDGLTLGFLLNSRGLIELLILNIGRIKQLVDEQSFSVMVLISVVMTVVTTPVASYLQRPLRRIVGYKRRNLQRSKPDMELRVLACVHNTRNVPSIITLLDVTCPTKRSPIFVYVVHLIELAGRTSTMLIVHSSDHLHQRPTMGASGPQGQGNHIFHAFDKYERQTGGVSVQTLSIISPYSSMHEDICSLAEDKHVTIIIIPFHKQQTVDGGLEPINPNLKIMNENVLANSPCSVGILIDRGLSSKSRHASEDHHLSRRIALLFFGGTDDREALAYCWRAVENPSIGLTVVRFVPVHEPSPPPSALELQEAKLDDDYLNEFRVRNASNDSVVYVDQVTSSTEETVAAIRAMGDTHDLYVVGRSQSEAATSLTAGLTEWAECPELGPIGDLLASSDFAMSVSVLVVHQYVGTIPGVPPPGPTAGDDGEQRFMNHVNPKASFAATT, encoded by the coding sequence ATGAGGAGCCTCTTAACGCTGGAGACGGTGGCTCAGCTCGGCCTCATATACTTCCTCTTCCTCGTCGGCGTCGAGACGGACAGCCAGGTGATACATCGGTCCGGACAGAAGGCCTTCATCATCGGAGCTGCCGGCGCCATCCTCAGCTTCGGCATCAGCGCCGCCGCCGGCCTCGCTCTGCGGAACTTCTTATCGCAAGGCATGAAACGAATCTCTTGCGTGCTCTTCATCGGCGTCTGCAACTCCGCCACCGCCTTCCCCGTCCTCGCCCAAATCCTCGCTAAGACCAAGCTGCTCAACTCCGAGATCGGCCGCATCACCATCTCCGCCGCCATGGCCAACAACGCCATCATGTGGATCCTCTTCACCCTCGCGCTCAGCGTCTCGGAGTACGACCCGCTGTCGTCGCTCTGGATTACCCTCTCCGGGTTCGCCTTCGTGACTTTCTGCATCGTTTTTGTCCGGCCAGTGATGCGCCGGCTGGTGCAGAGGATCCCCGAAGGCCAACTGGCCAGCGACTTCCACGTCTGCCTCCTCCTCAGCTTCATGATGCTCGCCGGAGTGCTGACGGAAGCCATAGGCATCTACGCTATCACCGGCGCGTTCTTGGTCGGCTTCATGATTCCCAACGGCCCCGTCAAGGTGGCGGTGAGCGAGAAGACGCACGACATCGTCTACGGCATCATGATGCCGCTCTACTGCATCATCAGCGGGTTGAAGACAGACTTGACGCTCATCCACCGAAACAACGCACAGGCAGCCGCCATTATCATTCTAGTCTCTGTTCTCGGCGCCGTCGCTAAGATCGTCGGCATCTTCATCGTCTCCGGCATGTACACCATGACATTGCGCGACGGGCTCACGCTCGGCTTCCTGTTGAACTCCAGAGGCCTCATCGAGTTGCTCATCCTCAACATCGGCCGCATCAAGCAACTGGTCGATGAGCAGTCATTCTCCGTGATGGTGCTGATTTCGGTGGTCATGACGGTGGTGACGACGCCGGTGGCGTCGTACCTGCAGCGCCCGCTGAGGAGAATCGTTGGCTACAAGCGACGAAACCTTCAGAGGTCGAAGCCGGACATGGAGCTTCGGGTGCTCGCCTGCGTTCACAACACCCGGAACGTGCCGTCCATCATCACGCTCCTCGACGTCACCTGCCCCACCAAGCGCTCGCCCATCTTCGTCTATGTCGTCCACCTCATCGAGCTCGCCGGCCGCACCTCCACCATGCTCATCGTCCACAGCTCCGACCACCTTCACCAGAGGCCGACGATGGGGGCCTCCGGCCCGCAGGGGCAGGGCAACCACATCTTCCACGCCTTCGACAAGTACGAAAGGCAGACCGGCGGCGTGTCGGTGCAGACGCTGAGCATCATCTCGCCGTACTCGAGCATGCACGAGGACATCTGCAGCCTGGCGGAGGACAAACACGTCACCATCATCATCATCCCCTTCCACAAGCAGCAGACCGTCGACGGCGGGCTGGAGCCCATCAATCCCAACCTCAAGATCATGAATGAGAACGTCCTCGCCAACTCGCCCTGCTCGGTGGGGATCCTGATCGACCGCGGGCTCAGCAGCAAGAGCCGCCATGCTTCTGAGGACCACCACCTCTCCCGCCGCATCGCTCTGCTCTTCTTCGGCGGAACCGACGACAGGGAGGCGCTCGCCTACTGCTGGCGCGCCGTCGAGAACCCCTCCATCGGCCTCACCGTCGTGCGCTTCGTCCCGGTGCATGAGCCATCGCCTCCGCCGTCGGCGCTCGAATTGCAGGAGGCGAAGCTGGACGACGATTACTTGAACGAATTCCGAGTGCGGAACGCGAGCAACGACTCGGTGGTCTATGTGGACCAAGTCACCAGCAGCACCGAGGAGACGGTGGCCGCCATCCGGGCGATGGGGGACACGCACGACCTGTACGTGGTGGGGCGGAGCCAATCGGAGGCGGCGACGTCACTCACGGCGGGGCTGACGGAGTGGGCCGAGTGCCCGGAGTTGGGCCCGATCGGGGACTTGTTGGCCTCGTCGGACTTCGCCATGTCAGTCTCCGTGTTGGTGGTGCATCAGTACGTCGGAACGATACCAGGGGTGCCGCCGCCCGGCCCAACTGCAGGCGACGACGGCGAGCAGCGGTTCATGAACCACGTCAACCCCAAGGCGTCCTTCGCAGCGACGACATAG
- the LOC122025546 gene encoding 60S ribosomal protein L32-1-like: MAVPLLAKKIVKKRVKKFKRPQSDRKICVKTNWRRPKGIDSRVRRKFKGCTLMPNIGYGSDKKTRHFLPNRFKKFVVHNVADLELLMMHNRTYCAEIAHDVSTRKRKLIVERAAQLDIVVTNKLARLRTQEDE, translated from the exons ATGGCGGTTCCTTTGCTTGCGAAGAAGATCGTGAAGAAGCGCGTCAAGAAATTCAAGAGGCCCCAAAGTGACCGCAAGATCTGCGTGAAG ACAAATTGGCGGAGACCAAAGGGTATTGACTCTCGTGTGAGAAGAAAGTTTAAAGGATGCACGCTGATGCCAAATATCGGGTATGGTTCCGATAAGAAAACACGCCACTTTTTGCCGAACCGATTCAAGAAATTTGTGGTTCACAATGTCGCCGATCTGGAGTTGCTGATGATGCACAACAG GACTTACTGTGCTGAAATTGCTCACGATGTCTCTACGAGGAAGCGCAAGTTGATTGTCGAGCGAGCTGCACAACTCGACATCGTTGTCACCAACAAGCTTGCTAGGTTGCGCACCCAAGAAGATGAGTGA